One genomic segment of Sparus aurata chromosome 24, fSpaAur1.1, whole genome shotgun sequence includes these proteins:
- the ddrgk1 gene encoding DDRGK domain-containing protein 1: MDIALYLIAAAILIVLILFALKVRRKTQEADEEQQRDVVRAARPPQPAAEERGAGMPRRRRNLGNLMANRRPQREAVEPEDEPEEEEEEVEQQQQQQQQNSLPAAKVGAKKQKKLEEKQAKKAQREAELEEREERKKMQELREQERRQEDERERLLEQRQEEDERRAKEEQDRREEEEYLKLKASFVVEDQGEEEQLTEDQSRNLLQEFIQHIESSKVVLLEDLASHFGMRTQDAINRLQDLLAEGSLTGVIDDRGKFISITPEELDSVARFIRQRGRVSITELAQASNSLINLMPESRSTA, translated from the exons ATGGATATAGCGCTGTATCTGATAGCTGCTGCTATCCTCATTGTCCTGATTTTGTTTGCGTTGAAGGTGCGAAGGAAAACACAGGAAG CTgatgaggagcagcagagggatGTTGTCCGGGCGGCCAGGCCccctcagccagcagcagaggagcgAGGAGCCGGTATGCCCCGCAGGAGGAGGAACCTTGGTAATTTGATGGCCAACCGACGACCACAGAGAGAAGCTGTCGAACCTG AGGACgagcctgaggaggaggaagaagaggtcgagcagcagcagcagcagcagcagcagaattcCCTCCCAGCAGCCAAAGTTGGAgccaagaagcagaagaagctggaggagaaacaggCCAAGAAAGCCCagagagag GCGGagttggaggagagagaggagaggaagaagatgcaggagctcagagagcaggagagacgtcaggaggatgagagagagcgactcctGGAACAGCGACAG GAGGAGGACGAGCGCCGAGCCAAAGAGGAgcaggacaggcgggaggaggaggagtacttAAAACTCAAAGCGTCCTTTGTCGTAGAAgaccagggagaggaggagcagctcacTGAAGACCAG TCACGCAACCTGCTGCAAGAATTCATCCAGCACATCGAG AGCTCTAAGGTGGTCCTCTTGGAGGACTTGGCTTCTCATTTTGGAATGAGGACACAGGATGCTATTAACAGACTGCAGGACCTGTTGGCTGAAGGCTCCCTCACAG GAGTGATTGATGACAGAGGGAAGTTCATCTCCATCACTCCAGAGGAGCTGGACTCAGTGGCTCGGTTcatcagacagagagggagagtgtcCATCACAGAACTGGCTCAGGCCAGCAACTCCCTGATCAACCTGATGCCTGAGAGCCGCAGCACCGCCTGA